In Bactrocera oleae isolate idBacOlea1 chromosome 3, idBacOlea1, whole genome shotgun sequence, a genomic segment contains:
- the PICK1 gene encoding PRKCA-binding protein isoform X2, with protein MLTDTDDDYFFEEDKIKSVLTESAVMTPLLLNEKGMTVTVSSVVITKDQSNLIGISIGGGAPLCPCLYIVQVFDGTPAAREGSLQSGDELLAVNSVSVKGKTKVEVAKMIQAATTTVTVHYNKLHADPEQGKSLDIILKKLKHRIVDNMSSNTADTLGLSRAILCNDSLVKRLEELEGTELMYKGLVEHARRMLKAYYDLLQTYKAFGDCFTQISAREPQQRASEAFRMFGEFHRNLEKDGLNIIKQIKPVLSDLGTYLNKAIPDTKLTVRRYADAKFTYLSYCLKVKEMDDEEHSFAALQDPLYRVETGNYEYRLILRCRQDARNKFAKLRTDVLEKMELLECKHAMDLNKQLRSLLDSLAQLNRSVVERIEALPPLFPIEVDFKETDFQYKSTTLKPQDLDEEEEEEQTSVRTESHNLRTTSTEVVCGLEAVETPAPVVNIQQRDNLLDELDTTSNQCVDNNESLLKELGLFGVDLMSNPQTLTNQKDSVAAQNGAYDFDLFLNQTAATTTQLELDLMSANALETDLLLQ; from the exons GGGCATGACGGTGACTGTGAGTTCGGTGGTGATTACTAAGGATCAAAGCAATTTGATAGGAATTAGTATAGGCGGCGGCGCGCCACTGTGTCCTTGCCTTTATATAGTACAG GTCTTCGATGGCACACCAGCGGCGCGTGAAGGCTCACTGCAAAGCGGCGACGAACTGTTAGCTGTCAACTCGGTGAGTGTGAAGGGCAAAACCAAAGTGGAAGTAGCGAAAATGATACAGGCCGCCACCACCACGGTAACCGTACACTACAATAAATTGCACGCCGATCCGGAGCAAGGCAAATCGTTGGACATTATACTGAAGAAATTAAAGCATCGCATAGTGGATAATATGTCCAGCAATACCGCAGACACATTGGGTCTTTCACGTGCCATTCTCTGTAATGATTCGTTGGTCAAGCGACTGGAAGAACTTGAGGGCACCGAATTGATGTATAAAGGTTTGGTGGAGCATGCGCGACGTATGCTGAAAGCCTACTACGATTTGCTGCAGACCTATAAGGCATTCGGCGATTGCTTTACACAGATTAGCGCGCGTGAACCGCAACAGCGGGCATCTGAGGCGTTTCGCATGTTTGGTGAATTTCATCGCAATCTGGAAAAGGAtggtttaaatattataaagcaAATTAAACCGGTGCTCTCCGACTTGGGTACATATCTGAACAAGGCGATACCTGACACCAAATTAACGGTACGCCGTTATGCCGATGCCAAATTCACCTATCTCTCCTACTGTTTAAAGGTGAAAGAGATGGACGATGAGGAGCATAGTTTCGCAGCATTGCAGGATCCGCTCTATCGCGTCGAAACGGGCAATTACGAATACAGACTAATTTTGCGTTGTCGCCAGGATGCGCGTAATAAATTCGCCAAATTGCGTACCGATGTGTTGGAAAAGATGGAACTGCTCGAGTGTAAGCATGCAATGGATTTGAATAAACAATTACGCAGTTTGCTCGATAGTCTGGCACAGCTCAACCGTTCGGTTGTAGAGCGTATAGAAGCTTTGCCGCCACTCTTTCCGATTGAAGTTGATTTCAAAGAAACTGACTTTCAATATAAATCGACCACGCTGAAGCCACAAGATCTCGATGAGGAAGAAGAGGAAGAGCAGACGAGCGTGCGTACCGAATCGCACAATTTGCGTACGACAAGTACAGAAGTCGTTTGTGGCTTAGAAGCTGTAGAAACGCCAGCACCAGTGGTAAATATACAACAAAGAGATAATCTGCTGGACGAGCTCGATACGACATCGAATCAGTGTGTGGACAATAATGAGTCACTACTCAAAGAGTTGGGTCTATTCGGCGTAGATCTTATGTCAAATCCACAAACATTAACGAATCAAAAGGACTCGGTGGCTGCACAGAATGGCGCTtatgattttgatttatttcttaatcAGACAGCAGCAACGACAACACAATTGGAACTGGACTTAATGTCAGCGAATGCGCTCGAAACCGATTTGTTGTTACAGTGA
- the PICK1 gene encoding PRKCA-binding protein isoform X3, translating into MLTDTDDDYFFEEDKMGMTVTVSSVVITKDQSNLIGISIGGGAPLCPCLYIVQVFDGTPAAREGSLQSGDELLAVNSVSVKGKTKVEVAKMIQAATTTVTVHYNKLHADPEQGKSLDIILKKLKHRIVDNMSSNTADTLGLSRAILCNDSLVKRLEELEGTELMYKGLVEHARRMLKAYYDLLQTYKAFGDCFTQISAREPQQRASEAFRMFGEFHRNLEKDGLNIIKQIKPVLSDLGTYLNKAIPDTKLTVRRYADAKFTYLSYCLKVKEMDDEEHSFAALQDPLYRVETGNYEYRLILRCRQDARNKFAKLRTDVLEKMELLECKHAMDLNKQLRSLLDSLAQLNRSVVERIEALPPLFPIEVDFKETDFQYKSTTLKPQDLDEEEEEEQTSVRTESHNLRTTSTEVVCGLEAVETPAPVVNIQQRDNLLDELDTTSNQCVDNNESLLKELGLFGVDLMSNPQTLTNQKDSVAAQNGAYDFDLFLNQTAATTTQLELDLMSANALETDLLLQ; encoded by the exons GGGCATGACGGTGACTGTGAGTTCGGTGGTGATTACTAAGGATCAAAGCAATTTGATAGGAATTAGTATAGGCGGCGGCGCGCCACTGTGTCCTTGCCTTTATATAGTACAG GTCTTCGATGGCACACCAGCGGCGCGTGAAGGCTCACTGCAAAGCGGCGACGAACTGTTAGCTGTCAACTCGGTGAGTGTGAAGGGCAAAACCAAAGTGGAAGTAGCGAAAATGATACAGGCCGCCACCACCACGGTAACCGTACACTACAATAAATTGCACGCCGATCCGGAGCAAGGCAAATCGTTGGACATTATACTGAAGAAATTAAAGCATCGCATAGTGGATAATATGTCCAGCAATACCGCAGACACATTGGGTCTTTCACGTGCCATTCTCTGTAATGATTCGTTGGTCAAGCGACTGGAAGAACTTGAGGGCACCGAATTGATGTATAAAGGTTTGGTGGAGCATGCGCGACGTATGCTGAAAGCCTACTACGATTTGCTGCAGACCTATAAGGCATTCGGCGATTGCTTTACACAGATTAGCGCGCGTGAACCGCAACAGCGGGCATCTGAGGCGTTTCGCATGTTTGGTGAATTTCATCGCAATCTGGAAAAGGAtggtttaaatattataaagcaAATTAAACCGGTGCTCTCCGACTTGGGTACATATCTGAACAAGGCGATACCTGACACCAAATTAACGGTACGCCGTTATGCCGATGCCAAATTCACCTATCTCTCCTACTGTTTAAAGGTGAAAGAGATGGACGATGAGGAGCATAGTTTCGCAGCATTGCAGGATCCGCTCTATCGCGTCGAAACGGGCAATTACGAATACAGACTAATTTTGCGTTGTCGCCAGGATGCGCGTAATAAATTCGCCAAATTGCGTACCGATGTGTTGGAAAAGATGGAACTGCTCGAGTGTAAGCATGCAATGGATTTGAATAAACAATTACGCAGTTTGCTCGATAGTCTGGCACAGCTCAACCGTTCGGTTGTAGAGCGTATAGAAGCTTTGCCGCCACTCTTTCCGATTGAAGTTGATTTCAAAGAAACTGACTTTCAATATAAATCGACCACGCTGAAGCCACAAGATCTCGATGAGGAAGAAGAGGAAGAGCAGACGAGCGTGCGTACCGAATCGCACAATTTGCGTACGACAAGTACAGAAGTCGTTTGTGGCTTAGAAGCTGTAGAAACGCCAGCACCAGTGGTAAATATACAACAAAGAGATAATCTGCTGGACGAGCTCGATACGACATCGAATCAGTGTGTGGACAATAATGAGTCACTACTCAAAGAGTTGGGTCTATTCGGCGTAGATCTTATGTCAAATCCACAAACATTAACGAATCAAAAGGACTCGGTGGCTGCACAGAATGGCGCTtatgattttgatttatttcttaatcAGACAGCAGCAACGACAACACAATTGGAACTGGACTTAATGTCAGCGAATGCGCTCGAAACCGATTTGTTGTTACAGTGA